The segment CAAGAAAAGGGCTGGAACACCTACACCAAAGTAGAGGATAGCAAATGTCAGGTAGCCCAGCAGTGGTGGAACAGCAACCAGGTCTATTGGGCAGATGTGCGTACTGTATGGGACGAGCTATTTGCTACCAAGAAGGACATCGCACTCAACATGAAAGTGGGCGATCAGGTATTGTTTTCTCGGTTGTTTGGATTGGAAAAAGAAATGATGGCTGCTGATGTCTATGATTCGGAATTGGCCAAGACCAAAATCCGTGAGGCCATACAATTGCACCTCAAAAGCGATCAGCTACTGAGCGCGAGATAAATAATCGAAGCAAAAATAGGTTCTACCATAAATCAAAAAAACCACTTCTTCCCAAGGAGATTATTTCCCCCTTTGGAGGGGGTGGGGGGAGGAATTATCGAGGTTTGTAAACCCTTGCTGAATCAAATGGCTCTTATTGAATAAGCGTAGAACATATAATATTACTGTCATTTCGATCGGTAGGAAGAAACTTAGTTGCTTTCTGAGACATCGTATTAAGGTTTCTCCTACCATCGAATTGATGAATTACTTTTTCACTTTCAACTCCTATCCAACTATGAGTAAATGCAAAGCCGTAGCACTAGTAGAAGGAGCCAACTATTGCATCAGTCGCTGTACGGGCTGTGGTAGATTTGGCATCTATTACAAAAACGTCCTCATTGGATTCAGTCAGCGAGATTTCATGAATTTTAGCAAGCGCTATTGTGAGATAGAGTTCCATGATCACGTGATGCTCTTTCCAGACATGGTGGAGCGGGTTCTGATCAAAACGCCTCACCCTGAGATCCAGCTCAATCTCGATTATCATGAGTTTGAGGAGCTCGGGGATATCCTACAGCAGTGTGGATTGATCCTGGAGGCGAGGGCATTGGTATAGTGGTGGTGGAGGTTGATAGATTTGTAACTTAGGTTGTGTACAGAGACCAACCAACTTCCTATCTTTGCCGTATCATTTTTGACAAATAGATCACAGACATGGCAATATCCTCAACGCTCGTTTACAAGACAGACAAAGAATTTGAAGCAACCAACCAGGCAGGCAATACCGTCAAGATGGACATGTATCCTCAGGACGAAAAGCAGAATCAGTCTCCGATGGATTTGGTGTTGTCAGCATTGGCGGGATGTGCTGCCGTGGATATTGTGTCGATGATCAAAAAGCGCAGAAAGACCTTCGTCGATCTCAAAGTAGAGTCAGTGGGCGAGCGTGCCGAAGGCCACCCAGCCAAGTTCACCAAGATCCACAAAAAATTCATCATCACCTCACCAGACCTCACCGACAAAGAAGCCGAGCGCATCATCGACCTAGCCGTCGAGAGTTACTGTAGTGTTGCATCGTCTCTCTCTCCTGAGATAGACATGACCCATAGTTTCGAGATTTTGAAGGGGTAAGTAACGACTTCTTATGTAGATGTCAATTCTTTGTACACTTCCCTGATCTTCTGACACAGTTTACTGAACTGACTTTACTGTATTCATCACGAAATAATATTCTGTCCTGCATACTTTCTAATTTCCCTACAAAATATTATTCTTTCCTGCAAGAATTTTATGTGTCCTGCATGCCTGATGAGTCGTCCTGCGTGACTTATGACCCTTCCTGCATGACTTGTGACCTGTCCTGCATGACTTTGCACTCTTCCTGCGCGACTTTGACCCAGTCCTACAGAATATTATTTCGTCCTGCGGGGATTTTGTGTGTCCTACAGCTGTTTACCTATTTTAACTGCCAGCGAGGCGGTGATGAAAAAATTGCTGTTGGAGAATTCTTCGCCGTTGTTGAAGATATCGTCGGGGCTGCTGAAGTAGCGGCCTTCTACTCTGCACATGACTTTTGGGTCTGGCTGGTAGTCGAGATTCCAAGAGACACTGGTTGTTTTGAATCCTAAACCTGTGCCCGTCGGCACTGCCACCTCATGACTGTCGTTGAAGTATTCTCCTCGTAGTGCCGTACCCCATTGGTCATCGATCTGGTAGTGGGCAATCACCACAGGAGCAACCCAACTGTCATAGCTATCGCTGCCTATGGCGGTTTGTTGCCAACCCACATCGACTCCAGCGATTAGGTTGAGTTTGTCGGAGAGTTTGAAAGTACCGAAGAAGTCGTTGAAGTAGCGCATGCGACGAGTAGTATCAGGGTCATCTGTACCGATGAAGGTGCTCCAGTTGAGCAGGATGTTGTCGTTGGGCATAAATTGAATTTGCGATCCCATCGACACCAGACTGTTGCCCGGGATGCGCTGGATGTGTTGCCAACCGTTGGAAGCCAATACTAGAAATGACCATTTGTCGGATGGCGTGTAGGTCAACTTGGCACCTGAAAGGTAGTAGGGAGACTCCTCCGATATCAGACAGCGTGTCAAGGTATAGTTGTCAATTGACATGGCACTTTCGAATCCCAGATTGGAGGCAAACACCCCGGCATCCAGCCATAGATTGCCAGATTGAGTGAGTGCCACGCCCGCATAGGCTTCATGCAGATGCTGGAGCAAATCTTGCTCTGCACTGTAGTTGTCTTGCGGATAGGTACCTGCTTGGAGTGTCACCACGGCATGGTAGCGATCTGTCTCCATGGCCATGCGGATCAGTGCCAGGTTGATGTTGAACTCATTGTGTCTGTTGTGGTTGTAGAAGAACGACTGGCGATAACCCTGCGTCGGTCTATCAAAATCATAGCTATAATAGGTATCTACAAAGGCACTGATGCTCAATGGAGAAGTTTGTTCTTCACTGTCTTGTGCTATAAGATGGGTCGGAATATAGCAGACAGTACACATCATGATTGTACTGAATATTCTTTGGAGCTTGTTCATTGGGTCGTTTGGTTTTGATGTTTCAAGTCTGGTTTGAAATTAACCAAAAGACATCTGAGTGACAACCGAAACCAAAAAGTATGTCATATTATTTTATGTCATAGAGCATGAAATAATGTAAGCATATGATTTTAAGTCCAAATCAAGTACACGATCAACAGCATCCAAACCAAGGTCAGCATGGGAGGGATGACTTTGCTGAGTAGTTGATTGACCGAAATCTTGGATAGATAGTTGGTATAGAGTTTTCTGCGTTCGCAATAGCTCTCGTCATTGTCTCTCAGGTAGTTTTTGACTGTGTCTAGCATGTGGTGTTCTTTGGATTGAATCAACCACCAAATGAGGGTAATGAGTCCTCCAAAGATGCAGAAGGCTAGCAAGATGATGTGGTCATTGCCCTGACCGATCCCGTTGACTGTAGCTGCCAAAAGTATCGATTGGAACAACAGGAAAAAATTGAGGCGATTGTTGAAGTTGAGTTCGAGAATTTGACGGTGCGTCCATGCCCGATTGAGGTCTTCTGGTTTCATGATGTCGAGTAGAAAAATTAGGCGTCAAAAACTGACTGAAGATAAAGATACCTATTGGACGGTAGATAGAAAGAATCCATAGATCGAAATTTGGAGATGAAAGAAGATTGAGGGGACACAATATGTCCCCTCTTTCCAAATCAAAGGCGAATTACTTCACCTTCTAACCAATCTAACTAACTTATTTTTCAATACATTTTTCCCTTGCATTCAAGCATCTCTCCTATTCTCAATTGGAAGTTTTGAATCGACGAAGTTGATAGGACAGCGTCAGCATAAAATACTGCTGGAGTACCTGAGTTCTTACTTCCTCGATGTATCCTGGGTTGATAGACTGAGAAAAGCTCTGGTTTTGTCCCAGCAGGTCAAAGACGGAGAGTTCTACCTCGGCTTGGTCATTCTTCAAGAATTTTTTCGCCACACTCATATTCCAGAGGACGTAGTCTGTGTCAAATGAATCATTGACACCTTGGTATTTTTGGTAATAGATGTCATTCCTAAACACGAATCCATCTCCAAATATCCAGTTGATTTTGGCACCTGTCGTTTGGGTGATGTAGTTGCTGTTGGAGTTGGATTGGATCGTATTGATCACCTGATTGGCACTTACATCATAATAGATGTTGAAATCTATCTTCTCACTAAAATTGCTCGCCAAAGCCAGATTCAAATTGCCACTGTAGGTATTGGCGATGTTGAGGATGTCATTGGTCATACCTGGTTTTCTACTGTAGTTCAGCCCTACGCTGGTGTTCAGGTTGGACTTGATTTTAGAAACCAGCACGCTGTATGTTGTGTTGTTGTTGACATTCCAATAGCCGTTTAGGTTGATAGGTGCTGAAACCTGCGCACCTTTTTGTACCACGATTCCTCCTGCATAGACCGAATCCTTTTCTGTAAAGGAAATACCATTGGTCATGTAGTTGAGGGTCGTTTCTACGCGTGTAAAATTAGATAGTGAACGATTCTTGTCTGTATTGGCTTTTCTCAATCTCATGATCAGCGAGTGAGTATAGCTTTGTTTCAGCTCAGGGTTACCTGTGGAGATAAACAGCGGGTTGCTGTTGTCAATTACGTTTTGTAGTTGGTTGACAGATGGGGTGGAGGTATTGGTGCTGTATCGGATGAATAAATCTGCTCCACCTTTGAATTCTAATCTACCCATAGCAAAAGGTAGGATGCTGTTGAATCCATTTGAATATTGTCCTTCTTGTGGCAGTTCCTGTTGGTTGTTGAGTGTGGCATATTGATAGGCTAACCCAAACCTATAGAAAGTACCCATACCTCGGTTGGCAAATGCTATCTCAGTTTGGTGCGTTGTGTATGCACTGTTGAAATGATTGGATAGGGTACTGTTAAAGATTTTTCCTCCCGTATCAGGATTCAAAATGTAAGTATCCTTGTCAGATGATCTGTCATTGTAACTGAGCTCGTAGGTAGCTGACAATTGACCATTGTTCCCGATAGGTTCAGTATAGCCAAGTGTACTCCCGATAGTGTAATCAATCTCATGGGTGAGGTATTGAGTCACTGAGTCGAGGGTAAAATCTTCGTAGTAGTTTTCTCGATCTGTATCTTTGTATTGAGTTCGCAATTCGACTGACGCGGTTCTGCCTATCTTTTCAAACTTGTGCATGTAGCTCATATAGTTGTCGATGTTGTAGGCATTGTTTTCACTCTTGTAGTTGTTCTCCGTTTGGTTGACAGTAGCACCAGCCTCATCGGTAGTCAGACCATTGGTGTACTTGAGACTTTTGTTGTTTTGAAAACTCACTTTGGGGATGATGACTACCTTGTTGTTGTCATTGATGTCATAATTGATCCGACTGTTGAATCGGTGATTCAGGTTGTCGGTATTAGAGTCTTGTGTCTGGTCATAGTACTGGGTGCTGTCTCCTAGGAAAGTCTCTCGTCCAGTCACTTCATCCTGACTATTGGCGGTTTGGTTGTAGAAATAACTGCCTTCAAATTTCACTTTCTTTCCCCAATCATCCGTGAAATTGAGCCCAACAGAATTGGTTTGAGTGATACCATTTTGCGTCCCTGTCATGAGGTTGTTGTTGTTTCCACGTCGGAAACCTCCACCACTTCCTTCTATGCCTGCCAAGTCTTCAGAACTGAAATTCTGTTGGTTGATGTCGTTGGACATGCCTATGACGGTCAATCTTTGGTCACCTTTGAAGGAGTTGACATTGACACCTGCTTTGTAGTGATCATCGGTACCATAGCCTGCGTATGCTTTGCCAAACTGTCCGTTTTTCTTTCCTTCCTTGGTCACGACGTTCATGGTCTTGACTGTATTGCCATCATCGAACCCAGTAAACTGAGACTTTTCACTTTTCTGATCAAAAACTTCCACCTTTTTTACTATTTCGGCAGGGATTGTATTGAGAGAAAGCAGAGGGTCCTGTCCAAAGAATCTTTTTCCATCCAAAAGGACTTGCTCGACGGTTTCTCCGTTGGAGGTCACACCTGTCGCATCTATCACGATACCAGGCATTTTTTTGACCAAATCCGCCGTACTGGCATCAGGATTTACTTTGTAGGCATCGGCATTGTACTGGACAGTATCACCTTTTTGCTCCATGGCGACTACTGCACCCTGGATTTCTATCCCGTCTAGCACCTGTTGGTCTTGTTCGAGCAGGATGTTCCCAAAATTCATTTCCGCTTCGTTGATTCTGACTGTTCTTGAGTAGGGCTTGTATCCCAGACTCTTGATATTGAGTTTGTAGAAGGCATGTTCTGCCTTGGGGATCAAAAATATGCCTTCCACATCGGTGACGGCATACCTAGATCTGGTAGAATCCTTGATATTGTAGAGCTGCACGGTAGCACCGATGATCATGGAACCATCTGTTTTGTCTACCAATCGACCAAATACTTGGCTGGTTTCTACTTGCGCAAAGGAGTGAATACTGCAAAACAGAATCGCGATTAGAAATGAGATTTTCTTCATTATTGAGGAGCTTGATCTGAGGGTCTGTTTTCTTGTCTCTCTTGCATTCGTTTGCGCTGTGCCTCGGTGATTTCGACATAGACTGCATATTGGTCTTCTCTGAGGATGTCTTTCATCAGTTCGTCTTTTTCCAATCTGAGCGCTTCCATTTTCTGACGCATTTCATCCCTGTTTCTATTTTGTCTTCCCTCTTCAAAAGTTTCGATAATGGATTGAGCAAATTCATCATATACACCATCTATGATGAGTTTTTGGTCATCTGATAGGCCTTCTGCCTTGCTGTACAAATTTTGTTTCTCTCTCATGACCATATCTTTGGGGTCCATTCTACCTCCTGGCTGAGCTTGGCTATGAAAACTGATCATGGTCACTAGGACTATGAGGGTGCTGAGTACTTTTAACTTCATCATGTGTTGTATAATTTTTTAGCTTAGATGCCTTCGCTACGCAATACTTGCGCTTGATTTTGTATTTTTTTTGAAGCACCCCATAAAAGCTATTTACCCTTTGTGTTTTATGAGAGGGCTAGGATCAAAATTGCAGATATAGGCAATGATATTGAGCCATATATACCCACTACCACGGATGTTTTTTGTGAGGGTATTCCTAGAGATTTGTAAATGGATTGAATGAAAACCTAATCAATATGAAAAAAGCAGTACTATTCTTGACCCTAATCATGGCAGTCACCAGCACCTTTGGTCAATTCAAAAAAAATGAAGACACGGGTGAAGCACCAAAAAAGAAGAAATTCAACCTGATGGAGAAAATCGGGGACATGACGGGTAACCTTATGACGGGTAAAACCGAAACTTTAGATGGGGTAGTCGTCAAGGCCAATTACATCAATGGTCTCTATTCGACCGACATTGAAACGACGGAGGCCAAATATTTCCCAGATGGTGCACGTGAGGGAGACCACATGCTATTCATCACCTTCTTCAAAAATGAAGGCATGGGACTGCTAGAAATCCAAGGTAGCGTCACCATCGATGACGAGCCGCTAAAATACTATGGAATGGGATCATACGGCAAGCATTATCTCTATCCTCCTAGCAAACCCATCGTGTTGAAGATCAAAACGAATCTAGGTGATGAGGCCAGTTATACTTTTCAGCCGATTCCTGAGGTGGACATCCTCAGTGTCAATGGCGAAACAGCGCTTCCGATTTTGGATTTGGCAGATGACATCCAGCTAGAATACTACAATCCTCCTGGATCTGAAGGAACCACGATTAAGGTATCTATGCTCACCAAAATCATGGGAGTGAGAGCTTTCAACCACTTTGCGGACTACAAAGTCACCAAGCCTGGCAATGTCAAAATCACCATTCCTAAGGAAGCATTGGCTAACCCTGAGTATGCAGGACAATTGAATGTGGGCAACTTTGACAAGGGAGACAATTACATCATTCTTGAGCGGGAAGTCAAAAAAGTGAAAGAAGATTTTGGGGATGATCAGAACCCTGGGAAAATAGTAGCCACAGAGCTCTATACACGCAACTATGCCTCTTTTCCTATCATCGTGAAGGGCAAGCAAGAAGATGGAGTGATGTCCGTACTCCGTGTCAGAGCAATCACTCCGGACAAGTCCCTGGGCTATGCCTTCTACAAGCCCAATGCAACCTATGGTATTCCGCTATCCAAAGCATCTAAGTTTGGTCTGGTGTCATTTACCATGGAGGCCAGTACATACAAACGAGAAGTAGAAGAAAGTTCGAAATCTTGGACGGTAGGGAACACCAAATATACCCAAACCACCACTACCACGACTACTTATGAGTTTCCTCAGCTGTCGAATGAGACATGGGAGTATGCACTCGATCAAATCTACAAGGAAGTGGTTGCCTTTTTCAAATCAGAGTACAACGTAGAGTTTGTGCCAGTTGTGGATGTGACGAGTACACCTCAGTACAATGATTTATTTGCCGCTGCAGAAAGAAACAGTGAAAAGAAAGTCATGAAGTCTTATATGGGAACCAAGCGATCTACACCAGGTACCATGGGCGAAATACTTGGATCAGTTAGTTCGAACGTGACGACTGACAACCCTAGGGTCAATATGATGAAAGCTGCAGGGGATATCGATGGGTTGTTATCCATGCACATCAACCTGATGGTCGGAGCAGACAAAGACGACAAAGTGGTACTATACCCGAGTTTTACCATTTCAATCAGTGGTCGTGACGAAACTCGTGGTGACCGAGAAGGCAAATATTTTGATGGACAAGTCACTCGCAAAAAGGGAGAGCCATTTAATGAAGCGAAGCTCAAATCAGATAAGAACGAACTAGCTAGGGTCTGTAGCGTACCGGCCATCTTGGAAGGACTCAAAGCAGGCATCACCACTCTGCGAGCCAAAGAAGTAGAGATGGGTTATGATAAGATTTGGAACATCTCAGAAGAGTAATTAACAGACCTATTTGTTATACCATAATTTATTTTCTATCATGAAACTTAATATAACTCTTTGGGTTGTCATATTGATGACCTATTCCACCTACGCACAAGACTGTACAGATGCCCAAGATTGTTTTCTCAAAGCCGTCAATTTGGGTAATACAACTGAAGCAATTGCGCATTTCTATAGAGCAGAGGCGTTGATGTCCGATGATTCGGACAAAAAACTCTTGTATGATATCTTGTCAGGTAGAGGCAATGTCTACTATGCGTTGAAAGACTATACCAAGGCACTCCAAAACTTCAATAAGCTGATTCAACTGAGACCAGAAGATAAGCAAGTACTGTCAGTTGGCTACTCCAACCGTGGCAATGTGATGAGCGCCAATGACAACATCGAGGGTGCGATTGCTTCTTACACCAAAGCGATAGAAGTTTTTCCTCCTAACATTGGCAATTTGCATAACAGAGCAAATGCTTACATGAAACTAGGGAAACGAGATGAGTGTCTGGTCGATTTGAAACGCATGGCAGATTTGGGCTCAGGAGCAGCCATTTACTATTTACAGACGGAGTTTAACCTGGATTACAGCGAGCAGCAGAAGGCAGCACTAGCCAAGGACAGCCAATGGCAAGAGATTCAGGCCAAGCAGCAAGAAGCTGAAAAATTTCTCAAAGAAGAAAAATACCAAGAAGCCAATGATTTGTACATCGTCGTTGGGGATTTATACAGAGCGCGTAATGACAATGAACATAAGTTTGAAGCTTGGACCAATGTAGCACATGTCAAAAACCTAAAAAAGGATCACATTGGAGCGATTACTTTTGCCTCGATGGTAATCAATAGTTCTCCTTCTGGATGGGCATATACCGAACTGGCTCTGGCCAACTACTACCAATATGGAATGTCTGCAGGTCTCAACGTATGTGAGCAAGGGCTCAAACAATTTCCTAAAAGCAGTCAGCTGATCAATTTCTATACTTACCTCTGTAGGACTGCAGCGGGGCAGGCCTATACTGCCAAAAGGTATGAAGAGTCTTATGGATTTTATTACACAGCCTATGAGTACAATACCCAAGACGCAACCTCCGTAAAATTCGCAGGGCATTCGGCGTACAGTGCGGGCTATTATAGCAATGCACTGGATTGCTATCGCAAAGCTGTAGCGGTAGATCCTTCCTTAAGCACAGAATTGAAGCAATACATTGACTATTGTAGATCTATGTCCAATTAATCTTCGATGATGACTTTGTTTCGTATTTCTTATTTTGTCTTATTCCTTTTTCACGGTCTGACCCTCTCAGCGCAAGAAGACGGGGGAAGCAACCTCAGTTTTGTGCTAAAACCCAAGGGACACAAAGGACTGATCCACGACCTCAGCATCACGCCTGATGGCAAGCAGGTTGTGACCGCTGGAAGGGACAAAACCGTCCGTCTTTGGGATGTCAATAGTTATGAACAAAGGGGAGAAATACTGGGACACATCGGTCAGGAAAATTATGGAAGCGTTTCTGCTGCTAGGGTATCTCCAGATGGTCGCTACATCGCTACGGCAGGGCTCTTTGGAGATAGCAGAGCGACCAAATATCTAGCCGATATACGTGTCTATGATTTTCATTCCCAAAAGATGGTACACGTATTTGCAGGTCATCAAAAATCAATCAACTGTCTACGCTGGAGTCGTGACAGTAGATACATCATCTCTGCATCTAACGATGGGTATGTGGGTGTCTGGGATCTAAAGTCAAAGGAACTCAAACAAGTCCTAAAGGAGCATGGAGATGCTGTCTGGTGTGCAGATGTCTTTGGAGATAAAATTGTGAGTGGGTCCCAAGACAATCTTGTTCATCTCACAGATCTCAACACAGGTCAGTTGCTCAATACCTCTTACGATCATGTGGGTACGGTCATTCGTGTGGTCTTTGATCCTACAGGGCGGTTCATTCTATCAGGAGGTGATGACAACCAGATCAATGTCTATGATGCCGACCTCAACTATCTGAGCACCTTATATTTGAAACAAACACCATCAACTATATCCTTTGATTCTGCAGGTCAGTTGGCACTTATCGGATTCAACAACGGCAGTATTCAAGTATATAAATTTGATCAAGGTCAATTGACAGAATTGGCAAACTACCGACCACACAAGGGGGCTTTTGTGGCGGGAATAGAGATGACTACCGATCGGCGCATATTCAGTGCAGGAGGCATGGACAGCAACATCGCAGTATATCAGTTGCGTGAGGGGGGTGTGGATAGCCTTACCAACATTGTTGGCAGTACCCAAAAAGTATGGGGTGCTGGATTGAATGAAGAAATATTGGCTTTCTCGACAGGCGCTCAACCCAATGGTTATATCCCTGGGCTCAAGGATGTAGATTTTTCACATGGATTCAACTTTGTCAGTCGAGAGTATGCTACGATGGATCCAGCCAATAATATCTTCAAAGCTACAATAGGGGGGACTTTCAAGGAACGAAGCGCCTCTTTTAAGGGACGAACCTATCAATACAAAGTACCTATCCTTGAGCTAGGAGGGTTGCGCGCTTCTAAAAACGGAAATTCGGTTTTTGTCAAGTACCTTCCCGATCCTTCTCTGCCATACCAGATGGAAGTCAAGGGTAAGTTTGTTGATTTTCAGTATGGTGATATTCCAGTTTCTATTTCTGATAATTACGAAAAATACTCTCTGACATTCACACCAGATTCATTGTTGCTTGTAGGAGGCTCAGGAGGATATTTACAAGCCTACAACCTCAACGGGGAGATGGTCACCAAGTTTGAAGGGCATGAAGACGTCGTATTCACTATCAACCTCTCTACAGACGATAGATGGATCATATCAGGTTCTCATGACCAGAGCATTAGACTTTGGGATGCCCAAAAAGTAGGCAAGCAGAAATTTTTACAGCCTGCAGCTACTTGCTTTTTTAGCAAGGAGGGCGAATGGATAGTGGTGACAGAGCAGGGCTATTATATGTCCTCAACCAGAGGAGGTCAATATGTGGGTTTTCATCAAAATCAAGGTTTTCGCGAAGCAGCCAAATATTACCCATTTGAAAATTTTGATCTCAAGTACAATCGTCCCGATTTGGTGCTGGAGGTACTGGGGATGGGGTCTGATCAGTTGAGAGAATTGATCTACAAGGCATACCAAAAGCGTGTAAAGAAAATGGGTCTGCGTGAAGAGGATATTTCAGGAGAACTAAACCTGCCTACAGTGCGCATTGACGGAGCTGGTCAGACGGTCAAGGACAAATTCTATACGCTGAAATTCACTGCCGCAGATGACAAACTCATGCTTGACCGTATTCATGTCTATGTCAATGACATTCCCATATTTGGAATCAAGGGTATTTCTGTCAAGGAAGAAGTGAATCGACAAAAAATATACAAATCCATACCTGTCGAATTGACAGCTGGTAAAAACAAGATTCAAGTTTCCACGATGAATATTTCAGGGATAGAATCACTAAAAGAAACGGTGATCATCTACTATGAAGGTGCCGATCCCAAACCAGATTTGCATGTTGTCACCATTGGTGTGTCCAACTACAAGGATAGTCAGTATGATTTGACCTATGCCAGCAAGGACGCTACTGATATAGCCAACTTGTTTTTTGGACACCATCAGCGGTACAACCAGATTCATATCCACCGCTTCACGGATGCACTGGCTCAGCGAGAACAAATACTCGCCGTAAAGGAAAAATTACTAAAAACCAAAGTAGAAGATGAAGTGATTCTATTTATGGCAGGACATGGATTGCTGGATGACAAATTGGATTATTACTTCGCAACACAGGACATAGACTTCAGCAACCCATCTGGTCGTGGACTCAAGTATGAAGAACTCGAAGGGTTACTGGACGGTATCCCAGCCCGTCAAAAGCTCATGCTCATAGATGCTTGTCACTCTGGAGAAGTGGACAAAGAGGATACCCAATTGATTGCTTCATCAGTCAGTACCACAGGAGTATCTACACGTGGGTTTGCCAAAAAGCCGCAACCTAT is part of the Reichenbachiella agarivorans genome and harbors:
- a CDS encoding porin, yielding MNKLQRIFSTIMMCTVCYIPTHLIAQDSEEQTSPLSISAFVDTYYSYDFDRPTQGYRQSFFYNHNRHNEFNINLALIRMAMETDRYHAVVTLQAGTYPQDNYSAEQDLLQHLHEAYAGVALTQSGNLWLDAGVFASNLGFESAMSIDNYTLTRCLISEESPYYLSGAKLTYTPSDKWSFLVLASNGWQHIQRIPGNSLVSMGSQIQFMPNDNILLNWSTFIGTDDPDTTRRMRYFNDFFGTFKLSDKLNLIAGVDVGWQQTAIGSDSYDSWVAPVVIAHYQIDDQWGTALRGEYFNDSHEVAVPTGTGLGFKTTSVSWNLDYQPDPKVMCRVEGRYFSSPDDIFNNGEEFSNSNFFITASLAVKIGKQL
- a CDS encoding RipA family octameric membrane protein, with product MKPEDLNRAWTHRQILELNFNNRLNFFLLFQSILLAATVNGIGQGNDHIILLAFCIFGGLITLIWWLIQSKEHHMLDTVKNYLRDNDESYCERRKLYTNYLSKISVNQLLSKVIPPMLTLVWMLLIVYLIWT
- a CDS encoding DUF6686 family protein, which encodes MSKCKAVALVEGANYCISRCTGCGRFGIYYKNVLIGFSQRDFMNFSKRYCEIEFHDHVMLFPDMVERVLIKTPHPEIQLNLDYHEFEELGDILQQCGLILEARALV
- a CDS encoding outer membrane beta-barrel protein; its protein translation is MKKISFLIAILFCSIHSFAQVETSQVFGRLVDKTDGSMIIGATVQLYNIKDSTRSRYAVTDVEGIFLIPKAEHAFYKLNIKSLGYKPYSRTVRINEAEMNFGNILLEQDQQVLDGIEIQGAVVAMEQKGDTVQYNADAYKVNPDASTADLVKKMPGIVIDATGVTSNGETVEQVLLDGKRFFGQDPLLSLNTIPAEIVKKVEVFDQKSEKSQFTGFDDGNTVKTMNVVTKEGKKNGQFGKAYAGYGTDDHYKAGVNVNSFKGDQRLTVIGMSNDINQQNFSSEDLAGIEGSGGGFRRGNNNNLMTGTQNGITQTNSVGLNFTDDWGKKVKFEGSYFYNQTANSQDEVTGRETFLGDSTQYYDQTQDSNTDNLNHRFNSRINYDINDNNKVVIIPKVSFQNNKSLKYTNGLTTDEAGATVNQTENNYKSENNAYNIDNYMSYMHKFEKIGRTASVELRTQYKDTDRENYYEDFTLDSVTQYLTHEIDYTIGSTLGYTEPIGNNGQLSATYELSYNDRSSDKDTYILNPDTGGKIFNSTLSNHFNSAYTTHQTEIAFANRGMGTFYRFGLAYQYATLNNQQELPQEGQYSNGFNSILPFAMGRLEFKGGADLFIRYSTNTSTPSVNQLQNVIDNSNPLFISTGNPELKQSYTHSLIMRLRKANTDKNRSLSNFTRVETTLNYMTNGISFTEKDSVYAGGIVVQKGAQVSAPINLNGYWNVNNNTTYSVLVSKIKSNLNTSVGLNYSRKPGMTNDILNIANTYSGNLNLALASNFSEKIDFNIYYDVSANQVINTIQSNSNSNYITQTTGAKINWIFGDGFVFRNDIYYQKYQGVNDSFDTDYVLWNMSVAKKFLKNDQAEVELSVFDLLGQNQSFSQSINPGYIEEVRTQVLQQYFMLTLSYQLRRFKTSN
- a CDS encoding OsmC family protein, which produces MAISSTLVYKTDKEFEATNQAGNTVKMDMYPQDEKQNQSPMDLVLSALAGCAAVDIVSMIKKRRKTFVDLKVESVGERAEGHPAKFTKIHKKFIITSPDLTDKEAERIIDLAVESYCSVASSLSPEIDMTHSFEILKG
- a CDS encoding tetratricopeptide repeat protein yields the protein MKLNITLWVVILMTYSTYAQDCTDAQDCFLKAVNLGNTTEAIAHFYRAEALMSDDSDKKLLYDILSGRGNVYYALKDYTKALQNFNKLIQLRPEDKQVLSVGYSNRGNVMSANDNIEGAIASYTKAIEVFPPNIGNLHNRANAYMKLGKRDECLVDLKRMADLGSGAAIYYLQTEFNLDYSEQQKAALAKDSQWQEIQAKQQEAEKFLKEEKYQEANDLYIVVGDLYRARNDNEHKFEAWTNVAHVKNLKKDHIGAITFASMVINSSPSGWAYTELALANYYQYGMSAGLNVCEQGLKQFPKSSQLINFYTYLCRTAAGQAYTAKRYEESYGFYYTAYEYNTQDATSVKFAGHSAYSAGYYSNALDCYRKAVAVDPSLSTELKQYIDYCRSMSN